In Ptiloglossa arizonensis isolate GNS036 chromosome 6, iyPtiAriz1_principal, whole genome shotgun sequence, a single window of DNA contains:
- the LOC143148670 gene encoding ninjurin-A → MDENGLSTKLEVVEEVVVKESALSIDTTDKRSQQYKQNTYAAKKTVAQGMMDVALITANANQLRYLIEFQRKSPTFFVILSLIIISLMLQIAVGVSLIFKGRFDIKGQSKSLNARRINNYVVVGVFLITIINVFIAAFSISVPATET, encoded by the exons ATGGATGAAAACGGATTATCGACCAAATTGGAAGTGGTCGAAGAAGTGGTGGTGAAGGAGTCTGCGTTGTCTATCGACACTACGGATAAAAGGTCACAACAATACAAACAAAACACTTATGCTGCAAAGAAAACCGTGGCGCAAGGTATGATGGACGTTGCTCTGATTACCGCGAACGCGAATCAATTGCGATACCTAATCGAATTCCAACGAAAGAGTCCCACATTCTTCGTCATTTTGAGCCTAATTATTATCAGTCTGATGCTTCAG ATTGCCGTGGGCGTCAGTTTAATATTTAAAGGCCGATTCGACATAAAAGGACAGTCGAAATCTTTGAACGCACGGAGGATCAACAATTATGTTGTAGTCGGCGTTTTTCTCATAACAATCATAAACGTGTTTATAGCCGCATTTAGTATATCCGTTCCAGCCACGGAGACATAA